In Helianthus annuus cultivar XRQ/B chromosome 3, HanXRQr2.0-SUNRISE, whole genome shotgun sequence, a single window of DNA contains:
- the LOC110929864 gene encoding MDIS1-interacting receptor like kinase 2: MWHTNTITHLLLIIPLFVLSQTTTANDANNKSLEAKALVAWWPYANASHHCIWEGITCNKAGSVTGIYLVGHYLGDGTGLGSLNLSSFPNLVSLRLDKCSLEGSIPEQIGLLSNLTQLSLYHNRLTGNLPESFKNFTHLEHLDLSVNNFSGKLPDSFTNLTRLKSFTLSRNSFSGEFPALLTNLIHLEYLDLSTNNFSGNLPDSFTNLTQLEYLDLSDNNFSGNLPDSFTNLIRLKSLSLSMNHMTGAITSLRVCISLEYLDLSSNSFVGEQLNKLEFPNLKFLNQSCNAFSGHSTYTYRKKLNVYFDYFLKIIFAFFCFVLGYVLAYVFYHIRKASTKKIHHLETKKHGNVCSILNYDGTIAYEDFIAATEDFDLKYCIGTGGFGSVYEAKLPSGQTFALKKLHGFEAKQPAFDQSFKNEVQVLTNLRHKNIVKLYGFCLHNKCNFLVYQYMEKGSLFCTLSDSELAVQVDWIKRVNIIKDVAHALAYMHHDCSPPIVHRDISSNNILLNSELEGFVADFGAARLLDPDSSNQTAIVGTLGYIAPKLAYNMIVTEKCDVYSFGVVALETIGGKHPGDLLSSLNYLTSRGTTLENILDKRLPYPTDRWIEKEIVRVCNVAVGCFLIDPKCRPTMREVSQELSC; encoded by the exons ATGTGGCATACTAATACTATTACTCATCTTCTTCTTATAATTCCCTTATTCGTGTTATCACAAACCACGACTGCTAATGATGCCAACAACAAGTCATTAGAGGCAAAAGCTTTGGTTGCTTGGTGGCCATATGCAAACGCTTCACATCACTGTATCTGGGAAGGAATAACTTGCAATAAAGCAGGAAGTGTCACTGGTATATACTTAGTTGGTCATTACCTTGGGGATGGAACTGGTCTTGGAAGCCTCAACCTCTCTTCATTTCCAAACCTTGTTAGCCTTCGTTTGGACAAGTGTAGTCTTGAAGGAAGCATCCCAGAGCAGATTGGTTTGCTCTCAAATCTCACCCAACTTTCTCTTTATCACAATCGACTCACAGGTAACTTACCTGAATCTTTCAAAAATTTCACCCATTTAGAACACCTTGATCTTTCTGTCAACAATTTCAGTGGCAAGTTACCTGACTCTTTCACCAATCTCACCCGTTTGAAATCCTTCACTCTTTCTAGAAACAGTTTCAGTGGTGAGTTCCCTGCTTTGCTCACCAATCTCATCCATTTGGAATACCTTGATCTTTCTACAAATAATTTCAGTGGTAACCTGCCTGACTCTTTCACCAATCTCACCCAACTAGAATACCTTGATCTTTCTGATAACAATTTCAGTGGTAACCTGCCTGACTCTTTCACCAATCTCATCCGTTTGAAATCCCTCTCTCTTTCTATGAATCATATGACTGGAGCTATCACAAGTCTTCGTGTTTGCATTAGCTTAGAGTACTTGGACCTCAGTAGTAATTCTTTTGTTGGAGAACAACTTAATAAATTGGAGTTCCCGAATTTGAAGTTCTTAAATCAGTCATGCAATGCTTTTAGTGGACATTCAACCTACACATATAGAAAAAAGCTCAATGTCTATTTCGATTATTTTCTTAAAATTATCTTTGCATTTTTCTGCTTTGTGCTTGGTTATGTTCTTGCTTATGTGTTTTACCATATCCGAAAGGCTAGCACAAAGAAAATCCATCATCTAGAAACGAAAAAACATGGAAATGTGTGCTCAATATTGAATTATGATGGAACAATTGCATATGAAGACTTCATCGCTGCTACAGAGGATTTCGACCTCAAATACTGCATTGGAACTGGTGGCTTCGGCAGTGTTTATGAAGCCAAACTGCCTAGCGGTCAAACATTTGCTTTGAAAAAACTCCACGGTTTTGAAGCCAAGCAACCAGCATTCGACCAGAGTTTCAAGAATGAAGTCCAAGTGTTAACAAACCTAAGGCATAAAAACATTGTCAAACTCTATGGTTTTTGTTTGCATAACAAATGCAATTTCCTTGTATATCAATACATGGAAAAGGGGAGCCTGTTTTGCACCTTGAGTGACAGTGAATTAGCTGTTCAGGTGGATTGGATCAAGAGGGTGAACATCATCAAAGATGTGGCTCATGCTTTGGCATACATGCATCATGATTGCAGCCCTCCTATTGTTCATAGAGACATATCAAGCAACAACATTCTCTTGAACTCAGAACTGGAAGGATTTGTTGCTGACTTTGGAGCAGCCAGATTGCTCGACCCAGATTCCTCCAACCAAACGGCAATTGTAGGAACTTTGGGATACATTGCTCCAA AGCTTGCGTATAACATGATTGTGACtgaaaaatgtgacgtgtatagCTTTGGGGTGGTGGCACTTGAGACAATTGGAGGGAAGCATCCTGGAGACCTCCTCTCATCCCTGAACTATTTGACTAGTCGTGGTACAACTTTGGAAAATATATTAGACAAGCGACTCCCTTATCCAACCGATAGATGGATTGAAAAGGAAATTGTGCGTGTTTGTAATGTCGCAGTAGGGTGCTTTCTCATAGATCCAAAGTGTCGGCCAACAATGAGAGAGGTGTCTCAGGAATTATCATGTTGA